A single Nostoc sp. PCC 7107 DNA region contains:
- the nifX gene encoding nitrogen fixation protein NifX, which translates to MKIAFTTSDHIHVNAHFGWAREIDVYEIDAEGYQFLHTLNFEGELKEDGNEDKITPKLDALVDCAIVYVTAIGGTAAAKLIKKGVTPVKARTEEEKIEELLTKLVQTLKGNPPPWLRKALQPKTKTFTDDIENEATV; encoded by the coding sequence ATGAAAATTGCCTTTACAACCAGTGACCACATTCATGTTAATGCTCACTTTGGCTGGGCGAGAGAAATTGATGTCTATGAAATTGATGCAGAAGGATATCAATTTTTACATACTCTCAACTTTGAGGGTGAGTTAAAAGAAGATGGTAACGAAGATAAAATCACACCCAAACTTGATGCACTGGTTGATTGTGCAATTGTTTATGTAACAGCAATTGGTGGTACTGCTGCTGCTAAATTAATCAAGAAAGGTGTTACCCCAGTTAAAGCCCGCACCGAAGAAGAAAAAATTGAAGAGTTGCTGACTAAACTAGTGCAAACTCTTAAAGGTAATCCTCCACCTTGGTTACGGAAAGCTCTCCAACCAAAAACCAAAACCTTTACCGATGACATTGAAAACGAAGCAACTGTATGA
- a CDS encoding NifX-associated nitrogen fixation protein produces MTADNTVNGTTSIAALNSPFIKALVLQIRGQDSYGFYRNWSDELILKAFVVPKKKKREIPIEGEVDAATQARILVFFRAIAARVEQETNLISQVVVDINHEGFGWALVFSGRLLLTVKTLRDAHRFGFESLEKLAEEGETFVQKGLDLVNRFPEVGKL; encoded by the coding sequence ATGACCGCAGATAATACTGTTAACGGAACCACCAGTATTGCAGCCTTAAACTCTCCCTTCATTAAGGCTTTAGTTCTCCAAATTCGCGGACAGGATAGTTACGGATTTTACCGTAATTGGTCAGATGAATTAATCCTCAAAGCTTTCGTCGTTCCCAAAAAAAAGAAACGCGAAATTCCCATTGAGGGTGAAGTTGATGCAGCAACACAAGCGCGGATTTTGGTATTCTTCCGAGCTATAGCTGCCAGAGTTGAACAAGAAACAAATCTAATTTCCCAGGTTGTAGTTGATATCAATCATGAAGGATTTGGCTGGGCTTTAGTTTTTTCTGGTCGGCTTTTGCTAACAGTAAAAACTCTCAGAGATGCTCATCGTTTCGGTTTTGAATCTCTAGAAAAGTTAGCAGAAGAAGGCGAAACTTTTGTCCAAAAAGGCTTGGATTTAGTTAATCGCTTCCCCGAAGTAGGTAAGCTATAA
- a CDS encoding CCE_0567 family metalloprotein, which translates to MTNVEELKTQIKRLNSKAGQMKMDLHDLAEGLPTDYKTLMDVAAATYEIYRQLDELKQQLTALESAK; encoded by the coding sequence ATGACAAATGTAGAGGAATTGAAAACTCAAATTAAACGCCTCAACAGCAAAGCAGGTCAAATGAAAATGGATCTGCATGATTTAGCAGAGGGATTGCCAACAGATTACAAAACACTTATGGATGTTGCAGCGGCAACTTATGAAATATATCGTCAACTTGATGAGTTGAAACAGCAGCTAACAGCATTGGAGAGTGCAAAATGA
- the nifW gene encoding nitrogenase-stabilizing/protective protein NifW translates to MSKTIDEFKKISDAEAYFQFFELDYDQKIVNVNRLHILKKFSQYIQEIDENSADLSAEEKLNQYCLALQQAYQVFLESTPQEQKVFKVFKDKPKNVITLTELSSD, encoded by the coding sequence ATGAGTAAGACTATTGATGAATTCAAAAAAATAAGTGATGCTGAGGCATATTTTCAATTCTTTGAGTTAGATTATGACCAAAAAATTGTCAACGTAAATCGTCTCCATATATTGAAGAAATTCTCGCAATATATCCAAGAAATTGATGAAAATTCTGCTGATTTAAGTGCAGAAGAAAAGCTGAATCAATATTGCTTGGCCTTGCAACAAGCATATCAAGTATTTCTCGAATCAACACCTCAAGAACAAAAGGTGTTCAAAGTCTTTAAAGACAAGCCAAAAAATGTAATTACGCTGACAGAACTCTCTTCTGATTAG
- a CDS encoding HesA/MoeB/ThiF family protein — MVNLTPTELERYSRQMMLPNFGEAAQKRLKSATVLVTGVGGLGGTAALYLAVAGVGRLILVRGGDLRLDDMNRQILMTDDWVGKPRVLKAKETLQAINPDIEIETIHDYVTAENVDSLVQSADMALDCAHNFTERDLLNAACVRWRKPMVEAAMDGMEAYLTTIIPGVTPCLSCLFPEKPDWDRRGFSVLGAVSGTLACLTALEAVKLITGFSQPLLSQLLTIDLNRMEFAKRRSYRDRSCPVCGNSAPWRYTQSPSMETTSNFTT; from the coding sequence GTGGTTAACCTAACTCCTACCGAGTTAGAACGTTATAGTCGCCAAATGATGCTGCCTAATTTTGGCGAAGCGGCTCAAAAGCGCCTGAAGTCAGCGACGGTTTTGGTCACAGGTGTGGGGGGATTAGGTGGTACGGCGGCGCTTTACTTAGCAGTAGCAGGCGTTGGACGGCTAATTTTAGTCCGGGGTGGTGACTTGCGGCTAGATGATATGAATCGTCAGATTCTCATGACGGATGATTGGGTAGGTAAGCCAAGGGTATTGAAAGCAAAAGAAACCTTGCAAGCCATCAATCCTGATATCGAAATCGAAACGATTCATGATTACGTTACCGCAGAGAATGTAGATTCTTTGGTACAATCCGCAGATATGGCGCTAGATTGCGCTCACAATTTTACAGAACGCGATTTGTTGAATGCAGCTTGTGTGCGTTGGCGCAAACCAATGGTAGAAGCTGCAATGGACGGGATGGAAGCTTACCTGACAACAATTATTCCCGGTGTCACGCCTTGTCTATCTTGTCTGTTTCCCGAAAAACCTGATTGGGATCGGCGTGGTTTCTCAGTGCTAGGTGCTGTTTCTGGCACATTAGCTTGTTTGACAGCGTTGGAAGCAGTCAAGCTGATTACTGGGTTTAGTCAGCCTTTATTGTCACAATTGCTGACAATAGACTTAAACCGGATGGAGTTTGCCAAGCGTCGTTCATACCGCGATCGCTCTTGTCCAGTATGCGGCAATAGTGCGCCTTGGAGATACACTCAATCTCCATCAATGGAAACCACCAGTAATTTTACAACTTAA
- a CDS encoding iron-sulfur cluster assembly accessory protein, producing the protein MTVTLTEKAEFRLRAFLRGSSSEENSATKGIRISVKGGGCNGYEYGMDVTSQPQADDLVIQQGSVLVYIDAKSAPLLEGIVIDFVEGMVESGFKFTNPNATSTCGCGKSFQAGDGTPNGVPCS; encoded by the coding sequence ATGACTGTTACTTTAACAGAAAAAGCAGAATTTCGTTTGCGGGCATTCCTGCGAGGTTCTAGTTCCGAGGAAAATAGTGCAACTAAAGGTATCCGCATCTCTGTCAAGGGTGGTGGTTGCAATGGCTATGAATATGGCATGGATGTCACTAGCCAACCCCAAGCAGATGATTTGGTAATTCAGCAAGGTAGTGTGTTGGTTTACATTGATGCCAAAAGTGCGCCCTTATTAGAAGGAATTGTGATCGATTTTGTCGAAGGGATGGTAGAAAGCGGTTTCAAATTTACCAACCCTAACGCAACTAGTACCTGTGGTTGTGGCAAATCTTTCCAAGCAGGGGATGGTACGCCTAATGGTGTTCCTTGCAGCTAA
- a CDS encoding 2Fe-2S iron-sulfur cluster-binding protein — protein sequence MATYQVRLINKKEDLDTTIEIDEETTILDGAEENGIELPFSCHSGSCSSCVGKVTEGEVDQSDQIFLDDEQMSKGFALLCVTYPRSNCTIKTHQEPYLV from the coding sequence ATGGCTACCTACCAAGTAAGATTAATCAACAAAAAGGAAGACCTCGACACCACAATTGAAATTGACGAAGAAACTACAATTTTAGATGGAGCAGAAGAAAATGGTATTGAGTTACCTTTTTCTTGCCATTCAGGTTCTTGCTCTAGTTGTGTAGGGAAAGTTACTGAAGGTGAAGTTGATCAATCTGATCAAATCTTCTTGGATGATGAGCAAATGTCTAAAGGATTTGCTCTATTGTGCGTTACCTATCCTCGCTCTAACTGCACAATCAAAACACACCAAGAACCTTACCTCGTTTAA
- a CDS encoding FeoA family protein, whose product MFPSFKVTGCSLELLEPGEQGIVAFYQTSNTKILEEITSIGVKIGTSITLEQQFPTLLIKVGGHIISINQQIARNIYVRIVAS is encoded by the coding sequence ATGTTTCCCTCTTTTAAAGTAACTGGCTGTTCCTTAGAATTACTCGAACCAGGTGAACAAGGTATAGTAGCTTTTTATCAAACTTCAAATACAAAAATACTTGAAGAAATTACTTCAATTGGCGTAAAAATTGGCACTTCCATTACCTTAGAACAACAATTCCCTACATTATTAATTAAAGTTGGTGGTCATATTATCAGTATTAACCAACAAATCGCACGAAATATTTATGTAAGGATTGTTGCCAGTTAA
- a CDS encoding molybdopterin-binding protein, which yields MEISARNAIKTTVKKVVTGSVNTEVTLELAPGVELVSIITKSSADRLGLAEGKQAYAVIKASDVIVAVD from the coding sequence ATGGAAATTAGCGCACGTAATGCAATAAAAACCACTGTGAAAAAAGTAGTCACTGGTTCAGTTAATACCGAAGTAACTTTAGAACTAGCACCTGGAGTAGAGTTAGTCTCTATCATTACCAAATCCTCAGCCGACAGGCTGGGACTGGCAGAAGGTAAACAAGCTTACGCTGTTATTAAAGCATCAGATGTGATTGTTGCTGTTGATTAA
- a CDS encoding CBS domain-containing protein: MRAKQIMIQDVATIRGSATVAAAVKLLRLKQLQELIVEPRHSGDAYGIVTESDIAGKVVAYGKDPQRVYVYEIMSKPCVTVDPDLDIEYVARLLTNTGMRSTPVIRGELLGIISISDIITKGDFVEKPKLLFLQKEIYKAVSNARAISANYGPDSKRTIEAWDFVDELEAEAGFYGAPKQNKSSRELFSEEPKHLAISEQSNQEMNAV; this comes from the coding sequence ATGCGAGCCAAACAAATCATGATTCAAGATGTAGCTACCATTCGCGGCTCCGCTACTGTAGCAGCAGCAGTAAAATTATTAAGGCTCAAACAACTCCAAGAATTAATTGTTGAACCTCGTCATAGTGGTGATGCTTACGGCATTGTGACAGAGAGTGATATTGCAGGCAAAGTGGTTGCTTATGGAAAAGATCCTCAAAGAGTTTATGTTTACGAAATAATGAGTAAACCCTGCGTAACTGTAGATCCTGACCTTGATATAGAATATGTGGCAAGGTTATTGACTAATACAGGTATGCGGAGTACGCCTGTCATCCGAGGCGAATTACTTGGGATAATTTCTATTAGCGATATTATTACTAAGGGTGACTTTGTAGAGAAACCCAAATTATTATTCTTGCAAAAAGAGATATATAAAGCTGTCTCTAATGCACGGGCAATTTCTGCGAATTACGGCCCAGATTCTAAACGCACCATTGAAGCTTGGGATTTCGTCGATGAACTAGAAGCTGAAGCAGGTTTTTATGGCGCACCCAAACAAAATAAATCTTCTAGAGAACTATTCTCTGAAGAACCGAAACATCTAGCAATTAGTGAACAGTCTAATCAGGAAATGAATGCTGTCTAA
- a CDS encoding ankyrin repeat domain-containing protein — protein sequence MKQQNQQSLSKTTCEWLIANSYDPEELNHRGENGDTALMKATRIGNCSVVEELIGAGAEINSRNNDGNNALWFACFGNHYELINLLLEVKVNIDNQNDHGATVLMYAASSGKAEVVKLLLPHHPNLQLKNLDDYKAIYFANTVEVLRMLKDAGE from the coding sequence ATGAAGCAACAAAATCAGCAAAGTTTGAGTAAAACAACTTGTGAATGGTTGATAGCCAACAGCTATGACCCCGAAGAATTAAATCACAGAGGTGAGAATGGTGATACAGCTTTGATGAAAGCCACCAGAATAGGTAATTGTTCTGTTGTTGAAGAATTGATTGGTGCAGGCGCGGAGATTAATTCTAGAAATAATGATGGTAATAATGCTTTATGGTTTGCTTGCTTTGGTAATCATTATGAATTAATTAATTTGTTGCTGGAAGTGAAAGTTAATATCGATAACCAAAATGATCATGGTGCGACAGTTTTAATGTATGCAGCCTCATCAGGTAAAGCAGAAGTTGTTAAGTTACTTTTACCACATCATCCCAATTTGCAATTAAAAAATTTAGACGATTATAAAGCCATATATTTTGCCAACACTGTAGAAGTTTTAAGGATGTTGAAAGATGCTGGAGAATAA
- a CDS encoding nitroreductase family protein, whose translation MLENNLSGKNFHQETKHSYLSVQLDPNYVDPTTQPSAFKQYPKFYRRVQLNLNNSIHSFIYLTGAITLEKAYKDVAYKLRVNPSAGGLYPTEIYVQIRGMPEIVDGIYHLEVENNCLTLIYELIDDGLESYIIPSKCIKGVIFLISCVYYRSSWKYKNRSLRYCFLDSGHQLGTIAASAYLHDKEIQLIFDFDKLALNTDLGFENKEFVTACVVCGEVEEKNVRRLRLKVPFVSGTDYFEANQFIEDGYQVTALEKSSKQQPEHPKFEFDKDKFYQTVWQRRSNRRFRKQLISQEDYFSILQQLKQPIPTESCEAIKVYSVVHRVEGISPGLYQDNHLIKSGDFSEHSGYLSINQAIARDCAVTLFFVSDYTNYQTAMQLAGLLGHRVYLSSNYLRIQCSGIGAFYDDETQRFLETTKDILYAMAIGI comes from the coding sequence ATGCTGGAGAATAATTTATCTGGTAAAAACTTTCATCAAGAAACTAAACATTCTTACCTATCAGTGCAGCTTGATCCCAATTATGTAGACCCTACAACTCAGCCATCTGCTTTTAAGCAATATCCAAAATTTTATCGCCGGGTGCAATTAAATCTCAATAATTCAATTCATTCTTTTATTTACTTAACAGGTGCAATCACCTTAGAGAAAGCTTATAAAGATGTAGCCTACAAACTACGTGTAAATCCTTCTGCTGGGGGTCTATATCCTACAGAGATTTATGTACAAATTCGGGGAATGCCGGAAATAGTTGATGGCATCTACCATCTAGAAGTTGAGAATAATTGTCTAACACTCATCTATGAATTAATAGATGATGGCTTAGAAAGTTATATTATACCGAGCAAATGTATCAAGGGAGTCATTTTTTTAATTAGTTGCGTTTATTATAGGTCTAGTTGGAAATATAAAAACAGAAGTCTGAGGTATTGCTTTTTAGATAGCGGACATCAATTGGGTACAATTGCCGCATCAGCTTATCTCCATGACAAGGAAATCCAGCTAATTTTCGATTTTGATAAATTAGCTCTCAATACAGATTTAGGTTTTGAGAATAAAGAATTTGTCACGGCTTGTGTTGTATGTGGGGAAGTAGAAGAAAAGAATGTCAGGCGCTTAAGGTTGAAAGTTCCTTTTGTTAGTGGTACAGATTATTTTGAAGCTAATCAATTTATCGAAGATGGCTATCAAGTAACTGCCTTAGAAAAGAGTTCTAAACAACAGCCAGAGCATCCTAAATTTGAGTTTGACAAGGATAAATTTTATCAAACTGTTTGGCAGAGACGTTCAAATAGACGTTTCCGGAAACAGTTGATTTCTCAAGAAGATTATTTCAGTATATTGCAACAACTAAAGCAACCAATTCCCACAGAAAGTTGCGAAGCAATAAAAGTTTATTCAGTCGTGCATCGAGTAGAGGGGATATCCCCTGGGTTATATCAAGACAATCATCTGATTAAAAGTGGTGATTTTAGCGAACATAGTGGTTATTTAAGCATTAATCAAGCGATCGCTCGTGATTGTGCAGTAACTTTATTTTTTGTGTCCGACTATACAAATTATCAAACCGCTATGCAGCTTGCAGGGTTGTTAGGACACAGAGTTTACCTGAGTAGTAATTACTTGAGGATACAATGTAGCGGAATTGGCGCTTTTTATGACGATGAAACCCAGCGTTTCTTAGAAACAACCAAGGATATCCTCTACGCAATGGCTATTGGTATTTAA
- a CDS encoding hydrogenase maturation protease yields MLTIIGCGNLNRCDDAVGVIIAQRLQQYLATNPHANVRVYDCGTAGMEVMFQARGSKKLVIIDASSTNSEPGAIFKVPGKELEALPEPSYNLHDFRWDNALAAGRKIFQDDFPEDVTVYLIEAANLSLGLELSPVVRHSADLVFEKVVAIIRQNNLS; encoded by the coding sequence ATGCTAACTATTATTGGATGCGGAAATCTCAATCGCTGCGATGATGCTGTAGGTGTAATTATCGCCCAACGCTTACAACAATATCTAGCTACAAACCCTCACGCTAATGTACGCGTGTATGACTGTGGCACCGCAGGGATGGAGGTAATGTTTCAAGCTAGAGGTAGTAAAAAATTAGTAATTATTGATGCTAGTTCAACTAATTCAGAACCAGGTGCAATATTTAAGGTTCCGGGTAAAGAATTGGAAGCTTTACCGGAACCTAGTTATAACTTGCATGATTTTCGTTGGGATAATGCACTCGCCGCCGGACGGAAAATATTTCAAGATGATTTTCCTGAAGATGTAACAGTTTATTTAATTGAGGCGGCAAATCTTAGTCTTGGACTTGAGTTAAGTCCTGTTGTGAGACATTCTGCTGACTTGGTTTTTGAGAAGGTAGTTGCAATTATCAGACAGAATAATTTGTCGTAA
- a CDS encoding WecB/TagA/CpsF family glycosyltransferase yields MVAEVFLPTQKVLDFPITALCFEDQIQTILRWAIAHESRSVFVANVHMLMEAHWNPDFANVLKNSDMVTPDGMPLVWMMRRMGSRYQDRVAGMDIFVETCQYAQTHNLSVFFVGSQTEILAKMQVRLGQEFPKLKIAGMEPIPFRPLTQTEDKVLINKINSSGAGVVWVSLGCPKQEKWIAQHKGKVRAVMIGVGGVFPVYAGIQKRAPRLIRDLGLEWLYRWIQEPRRLWRRYATTIPVFIWLAAKQLLLSSRIAGVFLKTTVE; encoded by the coding sequence ATGGTAGCAGAGGTGTTTCTGCCTACTCAAAAAGTACTCGATTTCCCTATTACTGCTTTATGCTTTGAGGATCAGATACAAACAATTCTACGATGGGCGATCGCTCATGAAAGCAGAAGTGTATTTGTAGCAAATGTCCACATGCTCATGGAAGCACATTGGAATCCAGATTTCGCTAACGTACTAAAGAATTCAGATATGGTAACACCTGATGGTATGCCCTTAGTCTGGATGATGCGCCGAATGGGATCTCGTTACCAAGATCGTGTAGCAGGTATGGATATTTTTGTTGAGACATGTCAGTATGCACAAACGCACAATCTGAGTGTTTTCTTTGTCGGTTCACAAACTGAAATTCTTGCCAAAATGCAAGTGAGATTAGGACAAGAATTTCCCAAACTGAAAATAGCTGGAATGGAACCAATACCCTTCCGCCCACTGACGCAAACTGAAGACAAAGTTTTAATCAATAAAATTAATTCCAGTGGTGCGGGTGTAGTCTGGGTATCTCTAGGATGCCCAAAACAAGAAAAATGGATAGCACAACACAAGGGTAAAGTTCGCGCAGTCATGATTGGAGTAGGTGGTGTTTTCCCTGTGTATGCTGGAATTCAGAAACGCGCCCCCCGTCTAATCAGAGACTTAGGTCTAGAATGGCTTTACCGTTGGATTCAAGAACCCCGAAGACTTTGGCGGCGCTATGCAACAACAATTCCAGTGTTCATCTGGTTAGCTGCTAAACAGCTACTATTATCTAGCCGTATTGCTGGAGTTTTCCTGAAAACTACAGTGGAGTGA